cgccaccacactctccgcGCACTGGTGCTGCTTCGCGCGCGCCCCGACAGAAACAAACGCGCCGGGCCATGCGCCTCTCCCTTATATACCGTCGCCGTGAAAGTTGGTCGTTACTCCAGGGAATCTGCGTCAGGGTCGAGGCTGGCGGGTGGGCGGCACACGTCGTGTTCAGAGCTCCCTCAGAGCCCGCCGACACCGCTCAAGCAGACTCCGGTAACACAGACGACCCCCTGGTAACATTGAGGCAACTTGTGTACAGAGACACTTGAGGACCATGGAAACATTATGTTCTTAGCCACAACGATGGCGGCATAGCAGCCGAACGATGAGCGCTTCTCAATGGAAACTTTCTCCTTTCGAAGGGTCCTGCATCCCAATAGCTGAGTGAAGGATCCTTGGCACACAGGCACCTGAGAAAAGAATCCCAAATCCCAGCAACTAAGCTGAAGAACCAGATCCCAGCAGCTGGGCTAAGGCACCAGATCCCAGTAGCTGGGCTGAGGTTGCAGATCCCAGCAGCTAGGCTAAGACACCAGATCTTAGCTGCCCAACTAAGAAAGCAGCTCCCAGCAGCTGAGTATAAGAATCCTTTATCAGTGTAGCTGCGATGAAGACCCGCCAACACTGAATCATTTTTTCAACACTGAAtcactgttatcattttattaattctgagaatttacctacttaaaattatctgttagattaaggacctgcccgaaacgctgcgcgtactagtggctttacaagagtgtaattactgtactatgctatgtattctcacaaacccaatgtaccttcttgtatataaaataaataaataaataaataaataaataaataaaaacactaCAGCTGAGAGAGGAACCCCGTCCACGCTATGAATAAACGAAAGGCTCCACATCCTTGTCCCTTCCCTTAACCCTACTGTTGGATAATGAAACCTGCATCTTGTACTCTGTGTTAAGGATCCTTCCTAAATACCGCTGAGTGAAACACCCGCACCTCTAAGCTtctcacacatcccaaaagcTGAAATAAAAAGGATCGCGTCGTAACCGCGAGTGAAGGATGCTGTCGTACAGCTGAACTCCCGTATTCCTAAGTGGATGAAGGATCTCTCATCCTCACAGGTGAGTGCCACCAAAGACAGCAGAGGGGCCAGCCTGCCCCATGTAGACCAACAACGCTGCAGTAGTTAGTCTTGGTTGTTCTGCAACAAGGGTGTAGATCAATTAGTGCAAGAGGTCGCCGCTAGAGTCCTCTGGCTTGTGAACTCGTTATTGACTTGTTATCCGAAGGGACTTGATTATGCGATTGGTTTTAGGCAGAAGGCCATTCAGTCCCATTAAGATCATCGCAAGAGTTTACTGAACAATCAACaagaagtatactttagtcctgataaCAGTCACGGACGAATGTAAAGTCTCCGTGTATGTACACGAAGGTACTGGGTACACCTCTGTGTATATACTTCTTGTTCGATGATGTGGAGTAGAAGGGCAGAGAGGTGAAGGAAGGAAGAAAAGAGGTGGAGGAAGCAAAAAAGAGATGTGATGGATAGGGGGGAAGAGGTggaggaaagggaaggggggaagatgtgtaggagagaggaaggggtggggggggggggtaagacggCACCCCACCCGAGGGTACAGGAGGTAACTCTCTCTTTCGCCACGACGTTACCATAAGACTTAAGAAATTCTTCATCCCTTTTACCTATTACGTATTCCAGACGGAGCGCCGCCAGCTACCCGCGCAGGCTGGGTGTGTTCCTGGCGGTCCCTCACCCGACGGTGGTGCTCCTCCTCGAGGTCCCTCACCCGACGGTGGTGCTCCTCCTCGAGGTCCCTCACCCGATGGTGGTGCTCCTCCTCGAGGTCCCTCACCCGATGGTGGTGCTCCTCCTCGAGGTCCCTCACCCGATGGTGGTGCTCCTCCTTGAGGTCCCTCACCCGATGGTGGTGCTCCTCCTTGAGGTCCCTCACCCGACGGTGGTGCTCCTCCTTGAGGTCCCTCACCCGACGGTGGTGCTCCTCCTCGAGGTCCCTCACCCGATGGTGGTGCTCCTCCTTGAGGTCCCTCACCCGACGGTGGTGCTCCTCCTCGAGGTCCCTCACCCGACGGTGGTGCTCCTCCTCGAGGTCCCTCACCCGATGGTGGTGCTCCTCCTTGAGGTCCCTCACCCGATGGTGGTGCTCCTCCTTGAGGTCCCTCACCCGACGGTGGTGCTCCTCCTCGAGGTCCCTCACCCGACGGTGGTGCTCCTCCTCGAGGTCCCTCACCCGACGGTGGTGCTCCTCCTTGAGGTCCCTCACCCGACGGTGGTGCTCCTCCTTGAGGTCCCTCACCCGACGGTGGTGCTCCTCCTTGAGGTCCCTCACCCGACGGTGGTGCTCCACCTTGAGGTCCCTCACCCGACGGTGGTGCTCCTCCTCGAGGTCCCTCACCCGACGGTGGTGCTCCTCCTCGAGGTCCCTCACCCGATGGTGGTGCTCCACCTTGAGGTCCCTCACCCGACGGTGGTGCTCCTCCTCGAGGTCCCTCACCCGATGGTGGTGCTCCTCCTCGAGGTCCCTCACCCGATGGTGGTGCTCCTCCTTGAGGTCCCTCACCCGATGGTGGTGCTCCTCCTTGAGGTCCCTCACCCGACGGTGGTGCTCCTCCTCGAGGTCCCTCACCCGATGGTGGTGCTCCTCGAGGTCCTCCTCTTGGCGGTGGGGCTCCTGCCGACGGTGGTCTGATACAATGAGTACTGatctatttctctatcatatctacttttcatATAATGAATGGAGTTCGCTTTTACAACCTGCTCTTTTAGTTCATTTTATTTTCTTACAACTTCAGCGCTAATATATAGTTCACATTTCTGTGGCTTATCTGGTTCTTAAGCTTCCATCCATACACTCTAG
This DNA window, taken from Procambarus clarkii isolate CNS0578487 chromosome 40, FALCON_Pclarkii_2.0, whole genome shotgun sequence, encodes the following:
- the LOC138372992 gene encoding repetitive organellar protein-like — its product is MARQEPHRQEEDLEEHHHRVRDLEEEHHRRVRDLKEEHHHRVRDLKEEHHHRVRDLEEEHHHRVRDLEEEHHRRVRDLKVEHHHRVRDLEEEHHRRVRDLEEEHHRRVRDLKVEHHRRVRDLKEEHHRRVRDLKEEHHRRVRDLKEEHHRRVRDLEEEHHRRVRDLEEEHHRRVRDLKEEHHHRVRDLKEEHHHRVRDLEEEHHRRVRDLEEEHHRRVRDLKEEHHHRVRDLEEEHHRRVRDLKEEHHRRVRDLKEEHHHRVRDLKEEHHHRVRDLEEEHHHRVRDLEEEHHHRVRDLEEEHHRRVRDLEEEHHRRVRDRQEHTQPARVAGGAPSGIRNR